The following are encoded together in the Citrus sinensis cultivar Valencia sweet orange chromosome 1, DVS_A1.0, whole genome shotgun sequence genome:
- the LOC102614724 gene encoding DNA repair protein recA homolog 3, mitochondrial isoform X2 has protein sequence MNECCKRKSKSDGSDSGEENMSKKDLALQQALDQITSSFGKGSIMWLGRSVTPRHVPVVSTGSFALDIALGTGGLPKGRVVEIYGPEASGKTTLALHVIAEAQRQGGYCVFIDAEHALDPSLAETIGVKTENLLLAQPDCGEQALSLVDTLIRSGSVDVVVVDSVAALVPKGELDGEMGDAHMAMQARLMSQALRKLSHSLSLSQTILIFINQVRAKLSTFGFGGPTEVTCGGNALKFYASVRLNIKRIGLVKKGEETIGSQIAVKIVKNKLAPPFKTAQFELEFGKGISRESEIIDLALKHKFTSKAGAMFTYNDRNFRGKEAFKQFLVENESVREELVIKLREKLVVDHKEPQTAVTDEDSTEETVSTISPDSTDEEAAAVVEA, from the exons ATGAACGAATGCT gTAAAAGAAAGTCTAAGTCTGATGGGAGTGACTCTGGTGAAGAGAATATGTCCAAGAAAGATCTAGCCCTACAACAAGCATTGGATCAGATTACTAGCTCATTTGGGAAAGGGTCTATTATGTGGCTTGGTCGGTCTGTCACTCCCAGACATGTTCCCGTTGTGTCCACAGGTTCTTTTGCACTTGATATAGCACTAGGAACTGGTGGACTTCCAAAG gGACGTGTTGTTGAGATATATGGTCCTGAGGCTTCTGGGAAAACAACTCTTGCTCTACATGTAATTGCTGAAGCACAAAGACAAGGAG GTTACTGTGTTTTTATCGATGCTGAGCATGCTCTTGATCCATCTCTAGCTGAGACTATTGGAGTAAAGACAGAGAATTTGCTTCTTGCACAACCTGATTGTGGTGAACAAGCTCTCAGTCTTGTGGATACGCTGATCCGGAGTGGTTCTGTTGATGTAGTTGTTGTTGATAGT GTAGCTGCTTTAGTGCCTAAAGGTGAACTTGATGGTGAGATGGGTGATGCTCATATGGCAATGCAAGCCAGACTAATGAGCCAGGCGCTTCGGAAACTGAGCCACTCATTATCATTATCTCAGACTATTCTGATCTTCATTAATCAG GTGAGGGCAAAACTCAGTACTTTTGGCTTCGGTGGCCCCACTGAAGTTACATGCGGCGGCAATGCCTTAAAATTCTATGCTTCAGTTCGCTTAAATATCAAGAGAATAGGGCTTGTCAAGAAGGGTGAAGAG ACTATTGGAAGTCAAATTGCGGTGAAGATTGTTAAAAACAAACTTGCCCCTCCTTTTAAAACTGCCCAGTTTGAGCTTGAGTTCGGCAAGGGCATTTCTCGAGAATCGGAGATCATAGACTTAGCTCTAAAACACAAATTCACAAGTAAGGCTGGTGCAATGTTTACTTATAATGATCGGAATTTTCGTGGTAAGGAAGCCTTTAAACAGTTTCTGGTTGAGAATGAGAGTGTGAGAGAAGAACTTGTGATCAAGCTCAGGGAGAAGCTTGTTGTTGACCACAAGGAACCACAGACTGCAGTTACTGATGAAGACTCTACTGAAGAAACTGTTTCAACTATTTCACCTGATAGTACTGATGAAGAGGCAGCTGCTGTGGTTGAAGCTTAG
- the LOC102614724 gene encoding DNA repair protein recA homolog 3, mitochondrial isoform X1 has product MASLLRNASLLRRCLLSVSPPHPHPQSFRGGMLETSTQICNFSSKSKRKSKSDGSDSGEENMSKKDLALQQALDQITSSFGKGSIMWLGRSVTPRHVPVVSTGSFALDIALGTGGLPKGRVVEIYGPEASGKTTLALHVIAEAQRQGGYCVFIDAEHALDPSLAETIGVKTENLLLAQPDCGEQALSLVDTLIRSGSVDVVVVDSVAALVPKGELDGEMGDAHMAMQARLMSQALRKLSHSLSLSQTILIFINQVRAKLSTFGFGGPTEVTCGGNALKFYASVRLNIKRIGLVKKGEETIGSQIAVKIVKNKLAPPFKTAQFELEFGKGISRESEIIDLALKHKFTSKAGAMFTYNDRNFRGKEAFKQFLVENESVREELVIKLREKLVVDHKEPQTAVTDEDSTEETVSTISPDSTDEEAAAVVEA; this is encoded by the exons ATGGCGAGTCTCCTTCGAAACGCTTCTTTACTTAGACGCTGTCTTCTCTCAGTCTCACCACCACACCCACATCCACAG AGCTTTAGGGGAGGGATGTTGGAAACTTCTACTCAGATTTGCAACTTTTCTTCCAAAA gTAAAAGAAAGTCTAAGTCTGATGGGAGTGACTCTGGTGAAGAGAATATGTCCAAGAAAGATCTAGCCCTACAACAAGCATTGGATCAGATTACTAGCTCATTTGGGAAAGGGTCTATTATGTGGCTTGGTCGGTCTGTCACTCCCAGACATGTTCCCGTTGTGTCCACAGGTTCTTTTGCACTTGATATAGCACTAGGAACTGGTGGACTTCCAAAG gGACGTGTTGTTGAGATATATGGTCCTGAGGCTTCTGGGAAAACAACTCTTGCTCTACATGTAATTGCTGAAGCACAAAGACAAGGAG GTTACTGTGTTTTTATCGATGCTGAGCATGCTCTTGATCCATCTCTAGCTGAGACTATTGGAGTAAAGACAGAGAATTTGCTTCTTGCACAACCTGATTGTGGTGAACAAGCTCTCAGTCTTGTGGATACGCTGATCCGGAGTGGTTCTGTTGATGTAGTTGTTGTTGATAGT GTAGCTGCTTTAGTGCCTAAAGGTGAACTTGATGGTGAGATGGGTGATGCTCATATGGCAATGCAAGCCAGACTAATGAGCCAGGCGCTTCGGAAACTGAGCCACTCATTATCATTATCTCAGACTATTCTGATCTTCATTAATCAG GTGAGGGCAAAACTCAGTACTTTTGGCTTCGGTGGCCCCACTGAAGTTACATGCGGCGGCAATGCCTTAAAATTCTATGCTTCAGTTCGCTTAAATATCAAGAGAATAGGGCTTGTCAAGAAGGGTGAAGAG ACTATTGGAAGTCAAATTGCGGTGAAGATTGTTAAAAACAAACTTGCCCCTCCTTTTAAAACTGCCCAGTTTGAGCTTGAGTTCGGCAAGGGCATTTCTCGAGAATCGGAGATCATAGACTTAGCTCTAAAACACAAATTCACAAGTAAGGCTGGTGCAATGTTTACTTATAATGATCGGAATTTTCGTGGTAAGGAAGCCTTTAAACAGTTTCTGGTTGAGAATGAGAGTGTGAGAGAAGAACTTGTGATCAAGCTCAGGGAGAAGCTTGTTGTTGACCACAAGGAACCACAGACTGCAGTTACTGATGAAGACTCTACTGAAGAAACTGTTTCAACTATTTCACCTGATAGTACTGATGAAGAGGCAGCTGCTGTGGTTGAAGCTTAG
- the LOC102614041 gene encoding putative transcription factor bHLH041 isoform X1, with protein sequence MDTAFQLEEAARANFFQSVMQTFGCTYICLWSYSQQSNCLVFLDGWYHEENNQPSSSSASLARRFFHDYCQSFVPIVDYGSRLPGLAFKNGQQYIEVNAPELQRLAFTESQRQFYQEARIKTAVFMACKSGEIELGLCGGSQYISWNQGNMEMEMRSLFQEDFKDQQSPAAAGGRPIQSSSSSSLRSLSMDSPSEYSSLLFNIPTSSHLSETLIDVVPNLQPLTTTTTAASTSTSISTTAGNTRTNTSLQQAQQAMEAFAQLQNIQLPIIQETEQDAMTRAILAVLTSPTSSSSSSQQQQQQQQQQEQPQQHLAPPKASAFKNYNLVLAPTSNIRAISAFRGQSILKRTISYYRRLNIARREYTAGPSRPTSTQLHHMISERKRREKLNESFHALRSLLPPGTKKDKASLLINTREYLSSLKAQVDELSRRNQILEAQVLPKAREAAAAASVNAEERVQVRVSPVAESTSEWRMVDIRVIVRGECPALDLVIRILEFLKGDDNLSLISVEANTQIAADSTSFNHVILRLRIQGNEWDESAFEEAVRRVVGDLAH encoded by the exons ATGGACACTGCCTTCCAATTAGAGGAAGCAGCTCGCGCTAACTTTTTCCAATCAGTAATGCAAACTTTTGGCTGCACTTACATTTGCCTATGGTCTTATTCTCAACAATCAAA TTGTTTAGTCTTCTTGGATGGATGGTACCATGAAGAAAACAACCAGCCTAGCTCATCTTCTGCAAGTTTAGCTCGGAGGTTTTTCCATGATTACTGTCAATCATTCGTTCCCATTGTCGATTATGG CAGCCGTCTTCCAGGACTTGCTTTCAAGAACGGTCAGCAGTATATTGAGGTAAACGCACCGGAACTCCAGAGACTGGCATTCACTGAATCGCAACGGCAATTTTATCAA GAAGCGAGGATTAAG ACTGCAGTATTCATGGCGTGCAAGTCTGGAGAAATTGAGCTAGGCTTGTGTGGAGGGTCACAA TATATTAGTTGGAATCAGGGTAACATGGAAATGGAGATGAGAAGTTTGTTCCAAGAAGATTTCAAGGATCAACAATCGCCCGCAGCAGCTGGAGGCCGACCGATACAATCGTCTTCATCATCGTCACTAAGATCGCTATCTATGGATAGCCCATCAGAAtactcttctcttcttttcaaTATTCCAACATCATCCCATTTATCAGAAACCCTTATTGACGTTGTTCCCAACTTGCAAccattaacaacaacaacaacagccGCAAGCACGAGTACTAGTATTAGTACTACTGCTGGTAATACTAGAACTAATACTTCACTCCAACAAGCCCAACAAGCCATGGAAGCATTTGCTCAATTACAAAACATTCAATTACCAATTATTCAAGAGACTGAACAAGATGCAATGACGAGAGCCATTCTTGCAGTCTTAACATCTCCTACTTCTTCATCATCGTCCTcgcaacagcagcagcagcagcagcaacaacaagAACAGCCCCAGCAACATTTGGCACCTCCCAAAGCCAGTGCTTTCAAGAATTATAACTTGGTTTTAGCCCCAACATCAAATATCAGAGCCATTAGTGCTTTTCGCGGGCAAAGTATACTGAAACGAACAATTTCGTATTATAGAAGGTTAAACATTGCCAGACGTGAATATACAGCCGGACCAAGCCGCCCCACGAGCACTCAGCTGCACCATATGATATCAGAGCGGAAAAGGCGCGAAAAACTTAATGAAAGCTTTCACGCACTCAGATCACTGCTTCCACCAGGAACTAAG AAAGACAAAGCATCGTTGCTCATTAACACAAGAGAGTACTTGAGCTCATTGAAAGCTCAAGTTGATGAACTAAGTCGAAGAAACCAGATATTAGAGGCTCAGGTTTTGCCTAAAGCCAGAGAAGCAGCAGCTGCAGCAAGTGTTAATGCTGAAGAAAGAGTTCAAGTACGTGTAAGTCCTGTGGCTGAATCAACTTCAGAATGGAGAATGGTCGATATTAGAGTCATTGTGAGAGGAGAATGTCCTGCGCTGGATTTAGTTATTCGCATACTTGAATTCTTGAAAGGAGATGATAATTTAAGCTTGATCTCCGTGGAAGCAAATACCCAGATAGCCGCAGATTCAACTTCTTTCAATCATGTAATCTTGAGATTAAGAATTCAG GGAAACGAATGGGACGAGTCAGCCTTCGAGGAAGCAGTAAGAAGAGTTGTTGGTGACTTGGCACACTGA
- the LOC102614041 gene encoding putative transcription factor bHLH041 isoform X3, with product MDTAFQLEEAARANFFQSVMQTFGCTYICLWSYSQQSNCLVFLDGWYHEENNQPSSSSASLARRFFHDYCQSFVPIVDYGSRLPGLAFKNGQQYIEVNAPELQRLAFTESQRQFYQEARIKTAVFMACKSGEIELGLCGGSQGNMEMEMRSLFQEDFKDQQSPAAAGGRPIQSSSSSSLRSLSMDSPSEYSSLLFNIPTSSHLSETLIDVVPNLQPLTTTTTAASTSTSISTTAGNTRTNTSLQQAQQAMEAFAQLQNIQLPIIQETEQDAMTRAILAVLTSPTSSSSSSQQQQQQQQQQEQPQQHLAPPKASAFKNYNLVLAPTSNIRAISAFRGQSILKRTISYYRRLNIARREYTAGPSRPTSTQLHHMISERKRREKLNESFHALRSLLPPGTKKDKASLLINTREYLSSLKAQVDELSRRNQILEAQVLPKAREAAAAASVNAEERVQVRVSPVAESTSEWRMVDIRVIVRGECPALDLVIRILEFLKGDDNLSLISVEANTQIAADSTSFNHVILRLRIQGNEWDESAFEEAVRRVVGDLAH from the exons ATGGACACTGCCTTCCAATTAGAGGAAGCAGCTCGCGCTAACTTTTTCCAATCAGTAATGCAAACTTTTGGCTGCACTTACATTTGCCTATGGTCTTATTCTCAACAATCAAA TTGTTTAGTCTTCTTGGATGGATGGTACCATGAAGAAAACAACCAGCCTAGCTCATCTTCTGCAAGTTTAGCTCGGAGGTTTTTCCATGATTACTGTCAATCATTCGTTCCCATTGTCGATTATGG CAGCCGTCTTCCAGGACTTGCTTTCAAGAACGGTCAGCAGTATATTGAGGTAAACGCACCGGAACTCCAGAGACTGGCATTCACTGAATCGCAACGGCAATTTTATCAA GAAGCGAGGATTAAG ACTGCAGTATTCATGGCGTGCAAGTCTGGAGAAATTGAGCTAGGCTTGTGTGGAGGGTCACAA GGTAACATGGAAATGGAGATGAGAAGTTTGTTCCAAGAAGATTTCAAGGATCAACAATCGCCCGCAGCAGCTGGAGGCCGACCGATACAATCGTCTTCATCATCGTCACTAAGATCGCTATCTATGGATAGCCCATCAGAAtactcttctcttcttttcaaTATTCCAACATCATCCCATTTATCAGAAACCCTTATTGACGTTGTTCCCAACTTGCAAccattaacaacaacaacaacagccGCAAGCACGAGTACTAGTATTAGTACTACTGCTGGTAATACTAGAACTAATACTTCACTCCAACAAGCCCAACAAGCCATGGAAGCATTTGCTCAATTACAAAACATTCAATTACCAATTATTCAAGAGACTGAACAAGATGCAATGACGAGAGCCATTCTTGCAGTCTTAACATCTCCTACTTCTTCATCATCGTCCTcgcaacagcagcagcagcagcagcaacaacaagAACAGCCCCAGCAACATTTGGCACCTCCCAAAGCCAGTGCTTTCAAGAATTATAACTTGGTTTTAGCCCCAACATCAAATATCAGAGCCATTAGTGCTTTTCGCGGGCAAAGTATACTGAAACGAACAATTTCGTATTATAGAAGGTTAAACATTGCCAGACGTGAATATACAGCCGGACCAAGCCGCCCCACGAGCACTCAGCTGCACCATATGATATCAGAGCGGAAAAGGCGCGAAAAACTTAATGAAAGCTTTCACGCACTCAGATCACTGCTTCCACCAGGAACTAAG AAAGACAAAGCATCGTTGCTCATTAACACAAGAGAGTACTTGAGCTCATTGAAAGCTCAAGTTGATGAACTAAGTCGAAGAAACCAGATATTAGAGGCTCAGGTTTTGCCTAAAGCCAGAGAAGCAGCAGCTGCAGCAAGTGTTAATGCTGAAGAAAGAGTTCAAGTACGTGTAAGTCCTGTGGCTGAATCAACTTCAGAATGGAGAATGGTCGATATTAGAGTCATTGTGAGAGGAGAATGTCCTGCGCTGGATTTAGTTATTCGCATACTTGAATTCTTGAAAGGAGATGATAATTTAAGCTTGATCTCCGTGGAAGCAAATACCCAGATAGCCGCAGATTCAACTTCTTTCAATCATGTAATCTTGAGATTAAGAATTCAG GGAAACGAATGGGACGAGTCAGCCTTCGAGGAAGCAGTAAGAAGAGTTGTTGGTGACTTGGCACACTGA
- the LOC102614041 gene encoding putative transcription factor bHLH041 isoform X2 — MDTAFQLEEAARANFFQSVMQTFGCTYICLWSYSQQSNCLVFLDGWYHEENNQPSSSSASLARRFFHDYCQSFVPIVDYGRLPGLAFKNGQQYIEVNAPELQRLAFTESQRQFYQEARIKTAVFMACKSGEIELGLCGGSQYISWNQGNMEMEMRSLFQEDFKDQQSPAAAGGRPIQSSSSSSLRSLSMDSPSEYSSLLFNIPTSSHLSETLIDVVPNLQPLTTTTTAASTSTSISTTAGNTRTNTSLQQAQQAMEAFAQLQNIQLPIIQETEQDAMTRAILAVLTSPTSSSSSSQQQQQQQQQQEQPQQHLAPPKASAFKNYNLVLAPTSNIRAISAFRGQSILKRTISYYRRLNIARREYTAGPSRPTSTQLHHMISERKRREKLNESFHALRSLLPPGTKKDKASLLINTREYLSSLKAQVDELSRRNQILEAQVLPKAREAAAAASVNAEERVQVRVSPVAESTSEWRMVDIRVIVRGECPALDLVIRILEFLKGDDNLSLISVEANTQIAADSTSFNHVILRLRIQGNEWDESAFEEAVRRVVGDLAH, encoded by the exons ATGGACACTGCCTTCCAATTAGAGGAAGCAGCTCGCGCTAACTTTTTCCAATCAGTAATGCAAACTTTTGGCTGCACTTACATTTGCCTATGGTCTTATTCTCAACAATCAAA TTGTTTAGTCTTCTTGGATGGATGGTACCATGAAGAAAACAACCAGCCTAGCTCATCTTCTGCAAGTTTAGCTCGGAGGTTTTTCCATGATTACTGTCAATCATTCGTTCCCATTGTCGATTATGG CCGTCTTCCAGGACTTGCTTTCAAGAACGGTCAGCAGTATATTGAGGTAAACGCACCGGAACTCCAGAGACTGGCATTCACTGAATCGCAACGGCAATTTTATCAA GAAGCGAGGATTAAG ACTGCAGTATTCATGGCGTGCAAGTCTGGAGAAATTGAGCTAGGCTTGTGTGGAGGGTCACAA TATATTAGTTGGAATCAGGGTAACATGGAAATGGAGATGAGAAGTTTGTTCCAAGAAGATTTCAAGGATCAACAATCGCCCGCAGCAGCTGGAGGCCGACCGATACAATCGTCTTCATCATCGTCACTAAGATCGCTATCTATGGATAGCCCATCAGAAtactcttctcttcttttcaaTATTCCAACATCATCCCATTTATCAGAAACCCTTATTGACGTTGTTCCCAACTTGCAAccattaacaacaacaacaacagccGCAAGCACGAGTACTAGTATTAGTACTACTGCTGGTAATACTAGAACTAATACTTCACTCCAACAAGCCCAACAAGCCATGGAAGCATTTGCTCAATTACAAAACATTCAATTACCAATTATTCAAGAGACTGAACAAGATGCAATGACGAGAGCCATTCTTGCAGTCTTAACATCTCCTACTTCTTCATCATCGTCCTcgcaacagcagcagcagcagcagcaacaacaagAACAGCCCCAGCAACATTTGGCACCTCCCAAAGCCAGTGCTTTCAAGAATTATAACTTGGTTTTAGCCCCAACATCAAATATCAGAGCCATTAGTGCTTTTCGCGGGCAAAGTATACTGAAACGAACAATTTCGTATTATAGAAGGTTAAACATTGCCAGACGTGAATATACAGCCGGACCAAGCCGCCCCACGAGCACTCAGCTGCACCATATGATATCAGAGCGGAAAAGGCGCGAAAAACTTAATGAAAGCTTTCACGCACTCAGATCACTGCTTCCACCAGGAACTAAG AAAGACAAAGCATCGTTGCTCATTAACACAAGAGAGTACTTGAGCTCATTGAAAGCTCAAGTTGATGAACTAAGTCGAAGAAACCAGATATTAGAGGCTCAGGTTTTGCCTAAAGCCAGAGAAGCAGCAGCTGCAGCAAGTGTTAATGCTGAAGAAAGAGTTCAAGTACGTGTAAGTCCTGTGGCTGAATCAACTTCAGAATGGAGAATGGTCGATATTAGAGTCATTGTGAGAGGAGAATGTCCTGCGCTGGATTTAGTTATTCGCATACTTGAATTCTTGAAAGGAGATGATAATTTAAGCTTGATCTCCGTGGAAGCAAATACCCAGATAGCCGCAGATTCAACTTCTTTCAATCATGTAATCTTGAGATTAAGAATTCAG GGAAACGAATGGGACGAGTCAGCCTTCGAGGAAGCAGTAAGAAGAGTTGTTGGTGACTTGGCACACTGA